In Chitinivibrionales bacterium, the following proteins share a genomic window:
- a CDS encoding cob(I)yrinic acid a,c-diamide adenosyltransferase: YTGNGKGKTTAAIGLAIRAAGAGLKVLFVQFLKGRIASEHKALKKFKNKIVVRQYGKKSFIEGKPSIRDIQIANKGLLEAQRAISGHKYDLIILDEVLLAIDLKLIKLQRIIKLLKAKPNDLELLLTGRNAPRQIIEIADLVTEMKDIKHYYDSKVKARIGIEF; encoded by the coding sequence TATACGGGAAACGGAAAAGGCAAGACGACTGCAGCCATTGGATTAGCCATAAGGGCGGCCGGCGCGGGGCTGAAAGTATTGTTTGTCCAGTTTTTAAAAGGCAGGATCGCTTCCGAACATAAAGCATTAAAGAAGTTTAAAAATAAAATCGTTGTACGACAATACGGAAAAAAGTCTTTTATTGAAGGGAAGCCTTCCATCCGGGACATCCAAATTGCCAATAAAGGATTGCTGGAAGCCCAAAGGGCCATATCTGGCCATAAATACGACCTTATCATATTGGATGAGGTTTTACTTGCAATTGACTTAAAATTAATTAAGTTACAAAGAATCATCAAACTGTTAAAAGCAAAACCTAATGATCTTGAATTATTACTGACGGGCAGAAATGCGCCAAGACAAATAATTGAGATTGCCGATCTGGTTACGGAAATGAAGGACATAAAACATTATTATGATTCCAAAGTCAAAGCCAGGATAGGAATTGAGTTTTAA
- the rpmE gene encoding 50S ribosomal protein L31, with protein sequence MKEKIHPKYELATFTCSCGNVIETKSTIKSTHIDICNKCHPFYTGKQKLIDSAGRVERFQKRYAGTKKES encoded by the coding sequence GTGAAAGAAAAAATTCATCCTAAATACGAGCTAGCCACGTTTACCTGCTCGTGCGGTAATGTCATTGAAACCAAATCCACCATTAAAAGCACCCATATAGACATCTGCAATAAATGCCATCCTTTTTACACCGGCAAGCAGAAGCTCATCGACAGCGCTGGCCGGGTGGAACGTTTCCAGAAGCGTTACGCTGGCACAAAAAAAGAATCGTAG
- a CDS encoding DUF1385 domain-containing protein, with protein sequence MNLKSLKNNSLLLQCILMGFSEKKSRVGGQAIIEGVMMRSKQKISWAVRRPDGETVVERFPFVSLANRYKILSLPVIRGCINLYESLKVGYNALTRSAQIAAGEAVPEPPKRRKSKDKYAFLASFLVALAVSLGIFMYLPMLISQVFLKNSAIEFNILAGAIRITLFILYLVLISLWKDIRRVFEYHGAEHKAIFTFEDGKELTLENMRPYSTHHPRCGTSFLLLVALICIFLFSVIDSLVTVLIAPYPNVMMRFFVHIALVPVVAGLSYEVLRLSDRFQQIPLVRFLILPGLWLQNITTKEPDDSQLQVAASALRASL encoded by the coding sequence ATGAATCTAAAATCGTTAAAAAACAATTCACTTCTTTTGCAGTGCATCCTTATGGGATTTTCGGAAAAAAAATCCAGAGTCGGCGGCCAGGCGATTATCGAGGGCGTTATGATGCGCAGCAAACAGAAAATATCTTGGGCGGTGCGCAGGCCGGATGGCGAAACCGTTGTAGAGCGCTTTCCCTTCGTTTCACTTGCCAACAGGTATAAAATATTATCACTGCCGGTAATTCGCGGGTGCATCAACCTTTACGAGTCGCTTAAAGTCGGATACAATGCTTTGACCCGTTCAGCGCAAATTGCGGCGGGCGAAGCGGTACCGGAACCTCCCAAGCGCCGGAAATCAAAGGATAAATACGCCTTTTTGGCGAGCTTTCTGGTTGCTCTTGCGGTTTCGCTGGGAATTTTTATGTATCTGCCCATGCTTATTTCTCAGGTTTTCCTTAAAAATTCGGCAATCGAGTTCAACATCCTGGCCGGCGCGATCAGGATAACTCTTTTCATCCTTTATCTTGTCCTTATCAGCCTGTGGAAGGACATACGACGGGTTTTTGAATACCATGGCGCCGAGCACAAGGCCATTTTCACTTTTGAAGACGGCAAGGAATTGACATTGGAAAACATGCGTCCCTATTCCACGCACCATCCGCGGTGCGGCACCAGTTTTCTGCTCCTTGTCGCGCTGATATGCATTTTTCTTTTTTCCGTCATAGATTCACTGGTGACTGTTTTAATTGCGCCGTATCCCAATGTAATGATGCGATTTTTTGTTCATATTGCACTTGTCCCGGTTGTGGCGGGGCTCTCGTATGAAGTGCTGCGACTTTCGGACAGGTTCCAGCAAATCCCGCTCGTCCGTTTTTTAATACTTCCGGGATTATGGCTCCAGAACATTACCACAAAAGAACCTGACGACAGCCAGCTGCAGGTAGCCGCGTCCGCGTTAAGGGCTTCCCTATGA
- the prfA gene encoding peptide chain release factor 1, with product MIDKIQELIARQKELETELSSPAIISNPSLLEKLGREYNGLKKNMPEFQKYLAMIKTLSDNKELLATESDPGIREMAKEEKEHIEKELPSLEQTIKYLLVPKDPNDYKNAIMEIRAGTGGIEAGIFAADLYRMYSHFIENKGWGLEVLSSSYGDIGAVKEIIFMVSGDEAYGTLKFESGVHRVQRVPQTEAQGRIHTSAASVAVFPEADDIEVNIDPSEIRIDVFRAGGKGGQHVNKTESAVRIVHLETGLTVSCQDEKSQLKNKAKAMKILSSRLYDLRQSEKQAKESASRKSMVGSGDRSEKIRTYNFPQNRVSDHRINLTLYKLDAVMNGDLRDLITALAAADLNERIRQSGTSGNGT from the coding sequence ATGATTGACAAGATCCAGGAACTCATTGCCCGGCAGAAGGAGCTTGAGACTGAACTCTCCTCCCCTGCCATAATTTCCAATCCTTCGCTTTTGGAAAAACTCGGCCGCGAATACAACGGCTTGAAAAAAAACATGCCTGAATTTCAAAAATACCTTGCCATGATCAAAACCCTTTCCGACAACAAGGAATTACTCGCGACGGAAAGCGATCCCGGGATCAGGGAAATGGCCAAAGAGGAAAAAGAACATATTGAAAAGGAATTGCCGTCTCTCGAACAGACGATCAAGTATCTGCTCGTTCCCAAAGATCCTAACGACTATAAGAACGCGATCATGGAAATCCGCGCGGGCACCGGCGGCATAGAAGCCGGCATTTTCGCCGCCGATTTATACAGAATGTACTCGCATTTTATCGAAAATAAAGGATGGGGCCTCGAAGTGCTCAGCTCCAGCTATGGTGATATTGGCGCCGTAAAGGAAATCATATTCATGGTAAGCGGCGATGAGGCCTACGGCACGCTCAAATTCGAGTCGGGCGTGCACCGCGTGCAGCGGGTACCGCAGACCGAGGCGCAGGGCCGTATCCATACATCGGCCGCGTCGGTCGCGGTGTTTCCCGAAGCTGATGACATCGAGGTCAATATTGACCCTTCGGAAATCCGCATCGATGTGTTCCGCGCCGGGGGCAAGGGCGGCCAGCACGTAAACAAAACCGAGTCCGCGGTGCGCATCGTGCATCTGGAAACAGGGCTTACCGTTTCGTGTCAGGACGAAAAATCGCAACTGAAAAACAAAGCCAAGGCCATGAAAATCCTCTCGTCCCGTCTGTATGACCTGCGCCAGTCCGAAAAACAGGCAAAGGAATCTGCCAGCCGGAAGAGCATGGTCGGCTCAGGCGACAGGAGCGAAAAAATCCGCACCTATAATTTTCCCCAGAACCGGGTGTCGGACCACCGCATCAACCTGACGCTTTACAAACTGGACGCTGTGATGAACGGCGACCTGCGTGACCTCATAACCGCACTCGCCGCAGCCGACCTCAACGAACGCATCCGGCAGTCAGGGACATCGGGTAATGGCACGTAA
- the prmC gene encoding peptide chain release factor N(5)-glutamine methyltransferase, which yields METKAKVLRTLRKSLAPVAQECAIYESEQILQYLLNCSRSDLYFKNFPLIDDTVERRIRTIVTRRISGEPLAYILGSVFFYSMEISVNRHVLIPRPETEVLVETILKTEPQSAESFVDFGTGSGAILAVLCKERPLWHGLGMDKSFDAIKTARLNCKSNNVTFLCSDNFSSINQSVQQKYGFDFIVSNPPYISGDEMKSLDASVTTFEPHSALYGGNDGMDFYRLLAKEGKNILKSGGRLYCEMGSDQGETIRNIFQNACWNNINIIFDLAGRQRVISACHNGLLYK from the coding sequence ATGGAAACGAAAGCAAAAGTCCTCAGGACGCTTCGGAAATCATTGGCCCCGGTTGCGCAGGAATGCGCCATTTACGAATCAGAACAAATCCTTCAGTACTTACTAAACTGTTCCCGCAGTGACTTATATTTTAAAAATTTTCCGCTTATCGACGACACCGTCGAACGCAGGATACGAACGATCGTCACGCGCAGAATTTCCGGCGAACCGCTTGCCTACATTCTGGGGTCGGTGTTTTTTTATTCTATGGAAATTTCGGTAAATCGTCATGTCCTGATTCCCCGTCCCGAAACGGAAGTTCTCGTTGAAACGATTTTAAAAACAGAACCGCAATCCGCTGAATCGTTTGTTGATTTTGGCACCGGCTCCGGGGCTATTCTTGCCGTTTTATGCAAGGAACGCCCGCTGTGGCACGGATTGGGAATGGATAAATCTTTTGACGCCATAAAAACCGCGCGTCTTAATTGCAAGTCAAACAACGTGACGTTCCTTTGCTCTGATAATTTTTCATCAATCAATCAATCTGTTCAGCAGAAATATGGCTTTGATTTCATTGTAAGTAACCCACCGTATATATCCGGAGACGAAATGAAAAGCCTGGATGCCAGCGTCACGACATTCGAACCGCATTCGGCGCTTTACGGCGGCAACGATGGAATGGATTTTTACAGGCTCTTGGCTAAAGAGGGAAAGAACATTTTAAAGTCTGGAGGCAGATTATACTGTGAAATGGGATCTGATCAAGGTGAGACAATAAGGAATATTTTCCAAAATGCATGTTGGAATAATATCAACATTATTTTTGATTTAGCAGGACGGCAGCGCGTCATTTCTGCATGCCATAATGGCCTGCTATATAAATAA
- the lpxK gene encoding tetraacyldisaccharide 4'-kinase, with translation MQPLGNSPLPRILAFAFGIVVAVRNFFYDHVPSLSTEAGRPVISVGGVHAGGTGKTPMALLTAKYFVEKGRGAAFLCRGYRRIKKKLIIGKPGVSASWEEVGDEPSLLHSELPVSWLGVYANRVAAARVLCGLAPENSVFILDDGFQHRGIRRTLDIVCLPPDAFGSWLMPAGTLREPLKNCRRADIVCIIGNKKQVHELIQTREKVISRLGCKDVFILYQSPIGWNNLRTGESAPVPPCKKAALVCGIARPERFAELVQDMGISAGKKYFFNDHHAFSADEVEAIGSRPCDGIITTEKDAIRLNTLKLVNCPEIWYLKIELDFFDSQSKEEFFNRLYGSISKYIPTRRCPT, from the coding sequence ATGCAGCCTCTTGGCAATTCTCCCCTGCCCCGCATTCTTGCGTTTGCATTCGGCATTGTAGTAGCAGTAAGGAATTTTTTTTACGACCATGTGCCTTCGCTTTCCACTGAAGCCGGACGACCGGTGATAAGCGTCGGCGGCGTGCATGCTGGCGGCACGGGAAAAACCCCTATGGCGCTGCTCACGGCAAAATATTTTGTTGAAAAAGGTCGCGGTGCGGCTTTCTTGTGCAGGGGGTATCGGAGGATTAAGAAAAAATTGATAATAGGTAAACCTGGAGTCTCCGCTTCATGGGAAGAAGTCGGCGATGAACCATCCCTGCTTCATTCCGAGCTTCCTGTTTCATGGCTCGGTGTTTACGCGAACCGTGTGGCAGCGGCAAGGGTACTTTGCGGACTTGCCCCCGAAAATTCGGTGTTCATTCTTGACGACGGTTTTCAGCATAGAGGGATAAGGCGCACCCTTGATATTGTCTGCCTTCCGCCCGACGCATTTGGCTCGTGGCTGATGCCTGCCGGAACGCTCCGCGAGCCGTTGAAAAATTGCAGACGCGCTGATATTGTCTGTATCATCGGCAATAAAAAGCAGGTCCACGAACTTATCCAGACAAGGGAAAAGGTCATATCCAGATTAGGCTGCAAGGATGTTTTTATCCTGTACCAGTCTCCGATTGGTTGGAACAATTTGAGAACCGGGGAATCAGCCCCGGTACCGCCATGCAAAAAGGCTGCCCTCGTATGCGGCATTGCCCGGCCAGAGCGTTTTGCAGAGCTTGTGCAAGATATGGGCATCAGCGCCGGCAAAAAGTATTTTTTCAACGACCATCACGCATTTTCGGCGGATGAAGTTGAAGCAATCGGCAGCAGGCCATGCGACGGTATTATTACCACGGAAAAAGACGCAATAAGATTGAACACTTTAAAACTTGTTAATTGCCCGGAAATTTGGTATCTTAAAATAGAACTGGATTTTTTTGACTCCCAGTCCAAAGAAGAGTTTTTCAACCGTTTATACGGTTCAATTTCGAAATACATCCCAACGAGGAGGTGTCCTACATGA
- a CDS encoding SH3 domain-containing protein — MKRFTVSILCFLFLLVSSFSTFAAAAKYVEIKNPFVNVYEFLDPKSNVITQAKKGDHFELVYEGKAWYQIKIKDKVGWLEKKAGVVVNNPQYLPIGTFFAFVILLLGTLVAVSMYIYKQKAVEV; from the coding sequence ATGAAGCGGTTCACCGTATCCATTCTCTGTTTTCTCTTTCTTCTGGTCTCTTCGTTTTCCACCTTTGCAGCGGCCGCAAAGTATGTGGAGATCAAGAACCCGTTTGTCAATGTCTATGAATTTCTTGACCCGAAATCAAACGTGATCACCCAGGCGAAGAAAGGCGATCATTTCGAGCTTGTGTACGAAGGCAAGGCCTGGTACCAGATCAAGATCAAGGACAAGGTCGGCTGGCTGGAAAAAAAGGCCGGCGTGGTGGTCAACAACCCGCAATACCTCCCCATCGGGACGTTTTTCGCGTTTGTGATTCTGTTGCTGGGGACGCTTGTCGCCGTTTCGATGTACATTTACAAACAAAAAGCAGTTGAAGTATAA
- a CDS encoding DUF4388 domain-containing protein, producing the protein MTVSISVAQNAVVVTKDIARVLLLPYGDAKLVGIAKKGEKYKVLSKKNDWYQLEFKGSIGWIFQANVEGTQLGEAVQSQAALPPSASQPQPAQAPPATPSAPKQQTPPPQPQAQLPSVKQLAVPQKPPPQAPAVQQAAADQKKAQHKQKKPQNMAVDLPPAPVTPLAGSKELPTYSPESAEAGANPRQPSEKSSEASAKLQPKSEATQNASASSETAAAVPEMKYFEVTESTAKILARVSPESPILGMAHQNDCYPLIYAGASWCKILFGTDTGWVELRCGKIVNTPSVAPNISRIVIFTTVGVAGLLLIGVLIIVLVNSFRGRAARKVTVKKDLLIIAQTEKEIQHSLTDSMITLSKCFSEIGFHINYATDFEHAKGMIAHYLPDVIVVDWQLKTNALAAVESFLSDRTSTSNILVIFYNVPDSHQVPANKELPNVHYLGIVFSDREIFKLVTPLIITESETKAIRKSVETSALGGEIGHGSLIEVMQFIEIGRKTGCLYIVLDKPFGLCYFEQGRLTYAATQTRQGRDAVFEVLNLKKGHFHFVLDKTSQTKNVDLSTLEILMEWTKTVDEAHRS; encoded by the coding sequence TTGACCGTTTCCATCTCCGTCGCACAGAACGCCGTGGTGGTGACCAAGGACATTGCGCGTGTGCTCCTTCTTCCCTACGGCGACGCCAAGCTTGTCGGGATTGCCAAGAAGGGCGAGAAGTACAAGGTTCTTTCAAAAAAGAATGACTGGTATCAGCTAGAATTCAAGGGAAGCATCGGCTGGATTTTCCAGGCAAATGTAGAAGGAACCCAGCTTGGAGAAGCGGTCCAGTCACAGGCAGCACTTCCCCCTTCCGCGTCTCAGCCTCAACCGGCGCAAGCGCCTCCCGCGACTCCGTCAGCGCCTAAACAGCAAACACCGCCGCCCCAACCGCAGGCGCAATTGCCTTCTGTAAAACAACTGGCCGTGCCGCAAAAGCCGCCTCCCCAGGCTCCTGCCGTACAACAAGCCGCTGCAGATCAGAAAAAGGCGCAGCACAAACAGAAAAAACCGCAGAACATGGCGGTTGACTTGCCGCCGGCACCGGTCACCCCTCTTGCGGGAAGCAAGGAACTTCCAACCTATTCGCCAGAATCGGCAGAGGCTGGGGCGAATCCTCGGCAGCCCTCCGAAAAGTCCAGCGAAGCTTCAGCAAAGCTGCAACCGAAATCGGAAGCCACGCAAAATGCATCGGCTTCTAGCGAGACCGCCGCAGCTGTTCCGGAAATGAAATATTTTGAGGTCACCGAAAGCACTGCCAAGATATTGGCCCGCGTTAGCCCTGAATCACCAATCCTTGGCATGGCGCACCAAAACGACTGTTATCCCCTTATCTACGCCGGCGCATCATGGTGCAAGATACTTTTCGGTACCGACACCGGATGGGTCGAACTCAGGTGCGGAAAAATCGTCAACACCCCGTCGGTGGCCCCGAACATATCACGCATCGTGATTTTTACCACGGTGGGCGTGGCGGGCCTGCTGCTCATCGGCGTTCTCATTATTGTACTTGTCAATTCGTTCAGGGGCAGGGCCGCGCGCAAGGTAACGGTGAAAAAAGACCTGCTCATCATTGCGCAAACGGAAAAGGAGATCCAGCACTCACTCACCGATTCCATGATCACCTTGTCAAAATGCTTTTCCGAAATCGGATTCCACATTAATTACGCAACCGATTTCGAGCATGCAAAAGGCATGATCGCCCACTACCTCCCGGACGTGATCGTGGTTGACTGGCAGTTGAAAACCAACGCGCTGGCGGCAGTTGAGTCGTTCCTTTCGGACCGTACCTCGACCTCCAACATCCTTGTCATATTCTACAACGTGCCTGATTCTCATCAGGTGCCGGCGAACAAGGAACTGCCCAATGTCCATTACCTCGGCATTGTCTTTTCGGACCGGGAAATTTTCAAGCTGGTCACTCCGCTCATCATCACCGAATCCGAAACCAAGGCGATTCGGAAGAGCGTGGAGACATCGGCGCTCGGGGGTGAAATCGGGCATGGCAGCCTTATCGAGGTGATGCAATTCATTGAAATCGGCAGGAAAACGGGGTGCCTTTACATTGTGCTCGACAAACCGTTCGGGCTCTGTTACTTCGAGCAGGGGCGCCTCACCTACGCGGCAACGCAGACCAGGCAGGGCCGCGACGCGGTTTTTGAAGTGCTCAATCTTAAAAAGGGGCATTTTCATTTTGTGCTCGATAAAACCTCGCAGACGAAAAACGTGGATTTATCCACCCTCGAAATCCTCATGGAATGGACGAAAACGGTTGATGAAGCTCATCGGAGTTGA
- the ruvX gene encoding Holliday junction resolvase RuvX produces MKLIGVDYGQRRIGLAVTDETGEFIRSLPTFARKKNEPFLAALAEIIKRENPSRIIVGLPLDADDRDTAMSREIRLFAEKLGRAASLPVHFVDESMTSRKAHKIILNRKKKIRRAKENTDRIAACLILEAYQKENQ; encoded by the coding sequence ATGAAGCTCATCGGAGTTGACTACGGCCAAAGAAGGATCGGCCTTGCGGTAACCGATGAAACCGGCGAGTTCATTCGAAGCCTTCCCACCTTCGCGAGAAAAAAAAACGAACCTTTTCTCGCTGCGCTCGCCGAAATCATCAAACGTGAAAACCCTTCGCGGATCATCGTGGGCCTTCCCCTCGATGCCGATGACCGCGATACCGCCATGTCACGCGAAATCCGCTTGTTTGCGGAAAAGCTCGGCCGGGCGGCCTCCCTCCCGGTCCATTTTGTCGATGAGAGCATGACATCGAGAAAGGCCCATAAGATTATTCTCAATCGTAAAAAGAAAATCAGACGGGCCAAGGAGAATACCGACCGGATCGCGGCGTGCCTGATTCTTGAGGCATATCAAAAGGAAAACCAATAA
- the rsmI gene encoding 16S rRNA (cytidine(1402)-2'-O)-methyltransferase: protein MAVLYVVSTPIGNLDDISIRAKKILGTVSMVLAEDTRQSRILLSHIGASPKLVAFHDFNKEKAAPAIIAVLKQGTDMAIICDAGTPGIADEAFYLVREAIRNGIAVVPVPGASALLAALVGSGLPTDRFVFENFLPAKSGRRRKFLEELKSEHRTVVFYESPFRIVKMLGEMNEVLGDVSVAIGRELTKIHEEFLRGTPKSLLEHFSKNKPRGEMVVVVNTRVPANETNRTAHGSTS from the coding sequence ATGGCCGTTTTATATGTTGTCTCCACCCCCATTGGGAATCTTGACGACATAAGCATTCGCGCGAAAAAAATATTGGGAACAGTGTCCATGGTACTCGCCGAGGACACACGCCAGTCGCGAATCTTGCTGAGCCATATCGGCGCATCCCCGAAGCTGGTCGCGTTCCACGATTTCAACAAAGAAAAAGCTGCGCCGGCAATCATCGCGGTGCTGAAGCAAGGCACCGACATGGCAATTATCTGCGACGCGGGAACGCCGGGCATTGCCGACGAGGCATTCTATCTCGTGCGCGAGGCGATCCGCAACGGCATAGCCGTTGTTCCGGTGCCGGGCGCAAGCGCTTTGCTCGCCGCGCTGGTCGGCAGCGGGCTCCCGACCGACAGGTTCGTGTTTGAAAATTTTCTTCCCGCAAAAAGCGGCCGAAGGCGTAAATTCCTCGAAGAACTTAAAAGCGAGCATCGTACTGTCGTATTTTATGAGTCGCCGTTCAGGATTGTCAAGATGCTCGGCGAGATGAATGAAGTTCTCGGCGACGTTTCGGTGGCAATCGGACGGGAACTCACGAAGATCCACGAGGAGTTCCTGCGCGGTACGCCGAAATCCCTGCTCGAGCATTTCTCCAAAAACAAGCCGCGCGGGGAAATGGTGGTGGTGGTGAATACAAGGGTGCCGGCAAATGAAACGAACAGGACGGCGCACGGCTCGACATCTTAG
- a CDS encoding AarF/UbiB family protein: MVRRIPTIGRTYRHIARYGEIIGILVKYGFDDLLATFQLDRRLNLRGQKGTDPGVRQLSRGNRLRMAFSELGPTFIKLGQFMSSRPDVLPPEIIVALRDLQDSVTPFDPQEAVHVLERELQKPVVELFAEFSEVPVAAASMAQVHRAKLGDGTPVAVKIQRPMLEQMIETDIDILCAMASTIERHVGEARYFDPVSICGEFAHSIRKELDFRNEALHMERFAENFKSDSTIRVPRVFRPMTTRRVITTEFIDGIKATDVSKIREAGLDPHLIAERGTNLVLRQIFEHGFFHADPHPGNLLILPGNVVCFLDFGIMGLLSPTLKEYIVSILLGVVNNDPRRIVRIIAEESHHSIIDPQGLEYEVTELLEDYGLVSLRNINLGELLSRLMRLIVNHHIKVLPGFFLLIKAIVIIEGVGYSLDPEFTLISHIELFAKKMLAQRVNFFSGLYKMFSSSSELSRILGGMPYDVKEIISLIKAGKMHVEFEHRGLEPVLSTAAVLVNRLVFSIVLAALIVGSALVVHSGIPPRIFEIPLFGIIGFIAAGIVAFWLIITALWRKKI; encoded by the coding sequence ATGGTCCGCAGAATTCCCACCATTGGACGCACCTATCGGCATATCGCAAGGTATGGCGAAATTATAGGGATATTGGTGAAATACGGATTCGACGATCTGCTTGCAACATTCCAGCTCGACCGGCGATTGAATTTACGGGGACAAAAAGGAACCGATCCTGGCGTGAGGCAGTTGTCACGCGGTAACCGTCTCCGCATGGCATTTTCAGAGTTGGGCCCTACGTTCATCAAGCTTGGTCAGTTCATGAGCAGCCGTCCCGACGTACTGCCACCGGAGATCATTGTTGCGCTCCGCGATCTGCAAGACTCAGTCACGCCGTTTGACCCGCAAGAAGCGGTGCATGTCCTCGAGCGAGAGCTGCAAAAACCGGTCGTTGAACTTTTTGCGGAATTTTCGGAGGTTCCTGTCGCCGCAGCCTCGATGGCACAGGTGCATCGTGCTAAACTCGGTGACGGAACCCCGGTCGCCGTCAAGATTCAGCGGCCAATGTTGGAACAGATGATAGAGACCGACATCGATATCTTATGTGCTATGGCCTCGACGATCGAAAGGCATGTTGGGGAGGCGCGATATTTCGATCCTGTGAGCATTTGTGGCGAATTCGCCCACAGCATCCGCAAAGAGTTGGATTTCAGAAACGAGGCCTTGCACATGGAAAGGTTCGCCGAAAATTTCAAAAGTGACAGTACGATTCGCGTTCCAAGAGTCTTCCGCCCCATGACAACCCGGCGGGTAATTACCACTGAGTTCATTGACGGCATCAAGGCGACAGACGTAAGCAAGATTCGCGAGGCTGGCCTCGATCCGCACCTGATAGCGGAACGGGGAACTAACCTTGTCCTTAGGCAAATTTTCGAGCACGGTTTCTTTCATGCCGACCCTCATCCGGGAAATCTGCTGATTCTGCCCGGCAATGTGGTATGTTTTCTCGATTTCGGCATCATGGGACTGTTGTCCCCGACGCTTAAGGAATATATTGTATCAATACTTCTTGGCGTGGTGAATAACGACCCCCGCAGGATCGTTCGCATCATCGCGGAGGAGAGTCATCATTCCATTATTGATCCTCAGGGGCTGGAATACGAGGTCACCGAGTTACTTGAGGACTACGGACTTGTGTCACTCCGCAATATAAACTTGGGCGAGTTGCTGTCCCGGCTTATGAGGCTCATTGTAAACCACCACATAAAAGTACTTCCGGGTTTTTTTCTGTTGATAAAGGCCATTGTCATAATCGAAGGGGTGGGATACAGCCTTGATCCTGAGTTCACGCTGATTAGTCACATTGAGCTGTTTGCAAAAAAAATGCTGGCGCAACGCGTCAATTTCTTTTCCGGGCTTTATAAAATGTTTTCTTCCAGCTCTGAGTTAAGCCGTATTCTTGGCGGCATGCCTTATGATGTCAAGGAAATCATCAGTCTCATAAAGGCAGGAAAAATGCATGTTGAATTTGAGCATCGCGGGCTTGAACCGGTGTTGAGTACCGCTGCCGTCCTTGTCAACCGTCTTGTTTTTTCCATTGTCCTTGCGGCGCTCATCGTCGGCTCTGCCTTGGTGGTGCATTCCGGAATTCCCCCCAGGATTTTTGAAATCCCCCTTTTCGGCATTATCGGGTTTATTGCAGCCGGTATTGTCGCCTTCTGGCTTATCATTACGGCCCTATGGCGCAAAAAAATATGA
- a CDS encoding phasin family protein gives MVELIKKTVLAGVGLAFMTKEKAEEAAKKIVEEAKIKEGEGKKFVEELLKKSEEARKSVEKLVDNAVHTAVTKLDIPTRAEMKKLEDRIRELEGKK, from the coding sequence ATGGTTGAACTCATCAAAAAGACGGTTCTTGCAGGCGTCGGGCTCGCGTTCATGACAAAGGAGAAGGCCGAGGAGGCGGCGAAGAAAATCGTTGAGGAGGCCAAGATCAAGGAGGGCGAAGGAAAGAAATTCGTCGAGGAGCTTCTCAAGAAGTCGGAAGAGGCCAGAAAAAGCGTCGAGAAGCTGGTTGACAACGCCGTGCATACGGCGGTGACAAAACTCGACATTCCTACTCGTGCGGAGATGAAGAAGCTTGAGGACAGGATCAGGGAGCTTGAGGGGAAGAAGTAA